One Brassica napus cultivar Da-Ae chromosome C4, Da-Ae, whole genome shotgun sequence genomic region harbors:
- the LOC106394701 gene encoding dof zinc finger protein DOF3.7-like isoform X1: MDATKWTHDFQEMINVKPMEQIISNTSNNTSQQQQQQQQQQQTFIATTARPNPNASNGGSGAGNDNNTATTMESTRKARPQEKVNCPRCNATNTKFCYYNNYSLTQPRYFCKGCRRYWTEGGSLRNVPVGGSSRKNKRSSTPLASPSNPKLPDLNPPFFFATQIPNKSSKDLNLLSFPVMQDHHHGMSQFLHMPKVENNNTSSSIYASSSHGASSRGMNTLLPGQMMDSNSVLYSSLGIPTMADYKQSNNNLSFSIDHHQGIGHNTINNNHRAEDNNHADDMNGASRVLFPFSDTKEFSSTNQEKSHNTYWSGMFSNTGGSSW, from the exons ATGGATGCTACGAAGTGGACGCAT GATTTTCAAgaaatgataaatgtaaaaCCAATGGAGCAGATAATTTCAAACACCAGCAACAACACTTCGCAGCAgcaacagcagcagcaacaacagcaacaaACATTCATCGCCACCACAGCGAGACCAAACCCCAACGCATCCAACGGCGGATCCGGCGCCGGAAATGACAACAACACTGCTACTACGATGGAAAGTACTAGAAAGGCGAGGCCGCAAGAGAAAGTGAATTGTCCAAGATGTAACGCAACCAACACAAAGTTTTGTTACTACAACAACTACAGTCTCACGCAACCAAGATACTTCTGCAAAGGTTGTCGAAGGTATTGGACCGAAGGTGGCTCTCTTCGTAACGTTCCTGTGGGAGGAAGCTCAAGAAAGAACAAGAGATCCTCAACACCTTTAGCTTCACCTTCTAATCCCAAGCTTCCAGATCTAAACCCACCGTTTTTTTTTGCAACCCAAATCCCTAATAAGTCGTCAAAAGATCTCAACTTGTTGTCTTTCCCAGTCATGCAAGATCATCATCATGGTATGTCTCAGTTTCTTCATATGCCCAAGGTCGAGAACAACAATACTTCATCCTCAATATATGCTTCATCATCTCATGGAGCCTCTTCAAGAGGCATGAACACGTTATTGCCTGGTCAAATGATGGATTCAAACTCAGTCCTTTACTCATCTTTAGGGATTCCAACAATGGCTGATTACAAACAGAGTAACAATAATCTTTCGTTCTCCATTGATCATCATCAAGGGATTGGACATAACACCATCAACAATAACCACAGAGCTGAAGATAACAATCATGCTGATGATATGAATGGAGCAAGTAGGGTGTTGTTCCCTTTTTCTGACACGAAAGAGTTTTCAAGCACAAACCAAGAGAAGAGCCATAATACATATTGGAGTGGGATGTTCAGTAATACAGGAGGATCTTCGTGGTGA
- the LOC106394701 gene encoding dof zinc finger protein DOF3.7-like isoform X2, with amino-acid sequence MINVKPMEQIISNTSNNTSQQQQQQQQQQQTFIATTARPNPNASNGGSGAGNDNNTATTMESTRKARPQEKVNCPRCNATNTKFCYYNNYSLTQPRYFCKGCRRYWTEGGSLRNVPVGGSSRKNKRSSTPLASPSNPKLPDLNPPFFFATQIPNKSSKDLNLLSFPVMQDHHHGMSQFLHMPKVENNNTSSSIYASSSHGASSRGMNTLLPGQMMDSNSVLYSSLGIPTMADYKQSNNNLSFSIDHHQGIGHNTINNNHRAEDNNHADDMNGASRVLFPFSDTKEFSSTNQEKSHNTYWSGMFSNTGGSSW; translated from the coding sequence atgataaatgtaaaaCCAATGGAGCAGATAATTTCAAACACCAGCAACAACACTTCGCAGCAgcaacagcagcagcaacaacagcaacaaACATTCATCGCCACCACAGCGAGACCAAACCCCAACGCATCCAACGGCGGATCCGGCGCCGGAAATGACAACAACACTGCTACTACGATGGAAAGTACTAGAAAGGCGAGGCCGCAAGAGAAAGTGAATTGTCCAAGATGTAACGCAACCAACACAAAGTTTTGTTACTACAACAACTACAGTCTCACGCAACCAAGATACTTCTGCAAAGGTTGTCGAAGGTATTGGACCGAAGGTGGCTCTCTTCGTAACGTTCCTGTGGGAGGAAGCTCAAGAAAGAACAAGAGATCCTCAACACCTTTAGCTTCACCTTCTAATCCCAAGCTTCCAGATCTAAACCCACCGTTTTTTTTTGCAACCCAAATCCCTAATAAGTCGTCAAAAGATCTCAACTTGTTGTCTTTCCCAGTCATGCAAGATCATCATCATGGTATGTCTCAGTTTCTTCATATGCCCAAGGTCGAGAACAACAATACTTCATCCTCAATATATGCTTCATCATCTCATGGAGCCTCTTCAAGAGGCATGAACACGTTATTGCCTGGTCAAATGATGGATTCAAACTCAGTCCTTTACTCATCTTTAGGGATTCCAACAATGGCTGATTACAAACAGAGTAACAATAATCTTTCGTTCTCCATTGATCATCATCAAGGGATTGGACATAACACCATCAACAATAACCACAGAGCTGAAGATAACAATCATGCTGATGATATGAATGGAGCAAGTAGGGTGTTGTTCCCTTTTTCTGACACGAAAGAGTTTTCAAGCACAAACCAAGAGAAGAGCCATAATACATATTGGAGTGGGATGTTCAGTAATACAGGAGGATCTTCGTGGTGA